A single region of the Hypanus sabinus isolate sHypSab1 chromosome 21, sHypSab1.hap1, whole genome shotgun sequence genome encodes:
- the LOC132379139 gene encoding 2-hydroxyacylsphingosine 1-beta-galactosyltransferase-like: MKLLIVPLFLLLLSLVSLKISAGAKVMVIPPIMFESHLQIFRTLAKALHSRGHEVVLVVSEGREIEQSPYYRSQLYPGMFTSQTADNFLQERMRNIFSGRLTSLELFGILESYTANCDRMVGNRELESRLREEKFDLLLVDPNEMCGYVYAEILGLKHVTFSTGLWFPAELGAPAPISYVPEFNSLMTDRMDLLERAWNALIYIVSRIGTRWAILPKYDAIVQKHKVGPSRSMMEVVQGSSMFLLCTDVALEFPRPTLPTIAFVGGILTRQANPLSEVLSAWVQDATDGVVVVSFGAGVKYLSEDLTTKLAAALGRLRQRVIWRYFGKKPRSLGSNTKLMEWIPQNDLLGHQNVKAFLSHGGLNGIYESIYHGVPVVGIPFFGDHYDVMTRIHAKGMGIYLSWNRMTTEDIYQALTTVLTDQRYKKQAMYLSKLFRDQALHPVNRTVYWLDYVLRHDGAPHLRPTLYEMSFYQYYMLDVVVIFTTCVIVLCYSLVRVLRKLKERVLPQVKSSQMQNGFQNRNSVSHGKKNK; this comes from the exons ATGAAGTTGCTGATTGTTCCCCTTTTCCTCCTCCTGTTGTCTTTGGTATCCTTGAAGATCTCCGCCGGGGCCAAGGTAATGGTTATTCCACCCATCATGTTTGAGAGCCACCTGCAGATATTCCGGACGCTGGCCAAGGCTCTGCACAGCCGAGGGCACGAGGTAGTCCTTGTGGTGTCCGAGGGGCGAGAAATTGAGCAGTCTCCATACTATCGGTCTCAGCTGTACCCTGGGATGTTCACCAGTCAGACTGCTGACAACTTCCTGCAGGAGAGAATGAGGAACATCTTCTCTGGTAGGCTGACCTCCCTGGAACTGTTCGGCATTCTGGAATCCTACACGGCAAACTGTGACAGGATGGTGGGCAATCGAGAATTGGAGAGTCGTCTGAGGGAAGAGAAGTTTGATCTGTTACTGGTGGACCCCAATGAAATGTGTGGCTACGTCTATGCtgagatcttgggcttaaaacACGTGACATTTTCCACTGGGCTGTGGTTCCCAGCGGAGCTCGGggctcctgcacctatttcctaCGTCCCGGAATTTAATTCTCTCATGACCGATCGGATGGACCTCTTGGAACGTGCATGGAACGCTTTGATTTACATTGTCAGCCGCATAGGCACCAGATGGGCCATCCTTCCAAAATACGATGCAATTGTGCAGAAGCACAAAGTGGGACCCTCCAGGTCGATGATGGAGGTTGTCCAAGGCTCGAGCATGTTCCTTCTCTGCACGGATGTGGCTCTGGAGTTTCCGCGTCCCACTCTGCCCACAATTGCATTTGTGGGAGGAATCCTCACCAGGCAGGCAAACCCCCTGTCAGAG GTACTGTCAGCCTGGGTGCAGGACGCGACGGATGGGGTGGTGGTCGTGTCGTTCGGTGCTGGAGTCAAGTACCTGTCTGAAGATTTAACCACAAAGTTAGCAGCTGCTCTTGGTCGCCTACGCCAGAGAGTCATATGGAG GTATTTTGGGAAAAAGCCCCGTAGCCTGGGCAGTAATACAAAGCTGATGGAATGGATCCCACAAAATGATCTATTGG GTCACCAGAATGTGAAGGCGTTTCTGAGCCATGGAGGGTTAAATGGTATCTATGAATCAATCTACCATGGTGTGCCAGTGGTAGGGATACCATTCTTTGGTGACCATTATGATGTAATGACAAGAATTCATGCCAAAGGAATGGGGATTTATCTATCCTGGAACAGAATGACAACAGAGGATATTTATCAAGCCCTTACCACAGTTCTCACGGATCAAAG GTACAAGAAGCAGGCTATGTACTTGTCCAAGCTGTTTCGGGATCAAGCTCTTCACCCAGTCAACCGCACAGTCTACTGGCTGGACTATGTACTACGACACGATGGAGCACCACACCTACGCCCTACCCTATATGAAATGTCCTTCTATCAGTATTACATGCTGGACGTGGTGGTTATTTTCACTACGTGTGTGATAGTACTTTGCTATTCTTTAGTCAGAGTGTTAAGAAAATTAAAAGAAAGGGTATTGCCACAGGTTAAAAGTAGTCAAATGCAGAATGGTTTTCAGAACAGAAATTCCGTATCACACGGAAAAAAAAATAAGTAA